The window CGGCCTCAATTGGAGCACCGACTTCACCGGCGGCGTCACCGCCATGATCAACCTGAAGCCCAAGACCGCCGGCGTGCCCGCGCTGAACATCGACGCTCTGCGCAAGGTCATCAATGACAGCGGATTCCAGGAAGCCCAGATCCAATACATGGGCGATGTGGCCGATGCCAATTTCCAGATCAAGGTCAAGGGCGACGACGAGGAAAAGATCAAAGACCAGCTCACGGACGTGATCTCCACCCAACTCGGCGATTATACCCAAGGCCGGGACCTGCAGAACGACGTCATCCGCGAGATCAGCACAGTCGGTGCCAAAGCCGGTACGGAGATGCGGACCAGCGCTTTCGTGGCCGTCTTGATCGCCTTGGTGCTGATGATCATCTACATCTGGATCAGGTTTGAATTCACCTTTGGGCTGATGGCGATCGTCGCCCTGTTCCATGTCGTGCTGATCATCGTGGGAGTCTTTTCCATCACTGGTAAGGAGATCACGATGACCATCATCGCGGCCCTCCTGATGATCGTTGGTTATTCGATCAACGACACCATCGTGGTGTTCGACAGGATCCGCGAAGACCTCAAGATCTACCGCAAGGACACCATCCCCGTGATCTTCAACCGCGCCCTGAACACCACCCTGAGCAGGACGGTCATCACCTCCGCCACAACCCTGTTCACAGTGTTGGCTTTGCTGATCTTCGGCGGAACGGTGATCCATGACTTCGCTTTGGCCATCACCCTGGGCGTCATAATCGGCACCTATTCCTCGATCTTCATCGCCAGCAACCTGGTTTTGGACACTTACAAGGTCTCCCACCAGGAAAAGCAGTCCCTCAAACACCTCACCAAGAAGAAATAAGCACACCCATAATCTGTAAAGATAAAAGCCGCCTGAATCACGGGCGGCTTTCTTTTTGGCTCTCTTTCAAATCGAGTGGGTTATTTGCGCGTCAAATCCGGATTGAACAAGCAGCGGGTTGCCGATCTGGAGAATCGGCAAAGGCAGCACGGCTGCCTTCAGAAGCGGTCAGCTGACCGCTGTGGCAAATCGGAATTTGCCACCCCTTCTTGCCCCAGATGAAAACCTGACCCACTCAGTTTGAAAGTGAGCCTTCTTTTTCCGGTTTAGCCGGTTGTTCCTGTGGAGGAGGGCCATGGCGGCGAAAATTTGCATTGACAGCCAGAGCAGAATGCACATAATGATCCTCATTAGCGAAACAGGTATGATATGATTATGCGCAAGATAATGATTATGCTGGCTTTGGCCCTCGCCCTGGCGATGCTTTTTGGCGATGAACTGAGCGACAAGCAAAGGCAACTGGACAAGCTCCAGGAGGACCTGAAAAACGCCCTGAACAAGGCCGCGCAGACCGAAGCCCAGAAGAAAAGAACGGAATCGGAGATCCAAAGCACCCAAAAGGTCAAAAGTCAAACCGACCGGGAGCTGCGTGAATCCCGGGAAGAAGCACGGCTGAGGCTCAACACTCTGAACACCGTCAAGACCGAACTTCGGTCTGTCGAAGAGCGGATCCGGGACCTGAACGGCCTGCAAAATTCCCAATTGGACAAGCTGGTGAGGGTGGAACGGAAGCTGGGCACCACCAAGGTAAGCCACAAGGACCAGCATCTGCTTGCCCTGATGGCCTCGCAGACCCGGGAAAAGCTCGATGGCCTGGGAGATGTCCAGGTGAGCCTGGTGGCCGAACAAAACCAGAAGGGGAGGGAATACAGCCTGGCCAACACCAAGGTGCAGAAGACCTACAGCACCAGCAGGAACCTGGGTAACAAGGTGAAAAACCTGGAAAGCCAGAAAACCAAGCTGACCAAGGAACAGCAAAAATTGCAGACCCAGATCGCCAAACTGCAGAAGGACGCGGCCCAACTCGAATCCCTGATCGCCCAGATCATCGCCCAATCAGGCAAGGAACCGGCCTCCTACAAGTTCAGCGCCAAAACCATAGCCTGGCCACTCAGAGGCAGGATCATCCGCAGCTTTGGGGAGGAAACCAGGTCCTATGGGACCTCGGTGGTCTGCAACGGGATCGACATCGCCGCTCCGGAATGGACGACCGTGGTCGCGGCCGACGCCGGCGAAGTGGTTTTTTCCGGCTCTTACGGCGGGCAGGGCAAGCTGGTCATCATCGACCACAAGAACGGCTTCTTCACTGTTTATGCCTATAACAACGAACTTTTGGTGGCCAACGGGGCCACTGTCTCCAAGGGCCAGGCGATCGCCAAATCCGGCATGACCGGTTCGGCGACGGTGCCCTCGCTGCACTTCGAGGTGCGCAAAGACGGCCGGGCGGTAAATCCCCTGTCCTACCTGGAATGATGGTATGATACTGCTGCGCCAGCCATCGGCCAGGAAACTGGAAAAGCTCTTCCGGAATGAGGATTTCACCGACAAAACGATCCTCCATTACACCGGCGGGATGTTCGGGATCGGCTGCAAAGCCTCGTCCCGGGGAGCCATCGACCGGATCCAGAAGCTCAAGCAGCGCTCCGGCAAAGAAGGCCTGATCCTGCTGGCGCCCCATATCGATTGGTTTGCCATCCAGGGGATCCATGTCCCGGATAGGCTGCGTCCGCTCCTCGACCAGTATTGGCCGGGCAATCTGACAGTTGTTTTTCCCTGCCGGGATGAGCGCTTTGCCCATCTGGCGGTCCAGGGGAAGGTGGCTTTCCGGGTCCCGGAGGACGAGCTGTTGCGCGTGGTGATCGAATTGCTTGATGACGCCCTGGTCAGCACCAGCGTCAATCTTTCCACCCTGCCCCCGGAGAACGACCTGAACCGGCTCACCGGATTTTATAAACACTGGTTCGACTACGGGATCCTTCCTGGAGCCATGCGCGCGGGATATGACCCCCAACCTTCAACCGTCGTGGAATTTGTGGCCAGCCATGAGGAAACCAACCACAGCGGATTTGACGAGCTCAAATGCCTGCGGGAGGGCTCCATCCCCTTCCATGGAGTGAAAGGCTCCTTCGAAGTGCCTACCATCATGTTCGTCTGCACGGCCAATATCTGCCGCAGTCCGATCGCGGATAAGCTTTTCAACCACTATTCCGTCCAGGCCGGGCTTGCCTTAGCGGGGGATTCCTGTGGCCTGATGAGCGGAGGCCAGTCGATCTCGGCCGGCTCGCTGCAGCTGCTGCTGGAAAAGGGTATCGAGGAAGCCAGGGACCACGTTTCCAAGCAGGTGACCCCGGAGATGATCAGCGGCAGCCGCTTGGTGCTCACCATGGAAGCTCGCCAGCGGGATTTTTTGCGGGAAAAAGAGCCAACTCTGCAGCACAAGATCCTCACCCTGAACGAATACCTGGGCGAGCCTGGAGACATCGAGGACCCCTTCGGCTCAGACCTGAACTATTACCGCAAGACATACGACATCATCGACGACCGGATCCAGCGCCTGGTGAAGAAGCTGGCCGAACCGTCGGGAATTAAAGGAACTTGATTTGGAACCTGTGATCAGCCCTGAATTGATTGCCGCCCACGGCATCTCAGCCGAGGAATACCAATACATCCTGGAGATCCTCAGACGCCCGCCCACCTACGTGGAACTGGGCATTTTCAGCGTGATGTGGAGCGAGCACGCCAGCTACAAGAATTCCATCCGCCTGCTCAAGACCCTGCCTCGCGATGGGGAGTACATGCTGGCCAAAGCCGGCGACGAGAACGCCGGAGTGGTGGACATCGGAGACGGCCTGGCGATCTGCTTCAAGATCGAAAGCCACAACCATCCCTCGGCCCTGGAGCCCTATCATGGCGCTGCAACGGGGGTGGGAGGCATCCTGCGCGATATATTCACCATGGGCGCACGGCCCATCGCCGCCCTCAATTCCCTCCGCTTTGGAGATCTTTCCAAACCCCGCGTGCGCCATCTGATGCGTGAGGTGGTGCATGGGATAGCTGATTATGGAAACTGCTTCGGGGTTCCCACTGTTGGCGGAGAGGTCTTCTGCGACGAGACCTACGAAGGCAATCCCCTCATCAACGCAATGGCAGTGGGTGTCCTGCGCCACGAACATCTGGCCAGATCGGCCGCCAGGGGGATCGGCAACCTGGTGGTATATGTGGGCGCCAAAACAGGCCGGGACGGGATCCACGGCGCCACCTTCGCTTCGGTCGACCTGAGCGACAGATCCGCCGAACAGCGCACCGCGGTGCAGGTCGGCGACCCATTTTACGAAAAGCTTTTATTGGAAGCAACCCTGGAAGTTATCCAGGCCGGGCTCGTGGCCGGCATCCAGGACATGGGCGCAGCCGGGCTCACCTGTTCCAGTTCCGAGATGGCCGGCAAGGGCGGGGTCGGGATCGAACTCGACATCGACCAGGTCCCTGTCCGTGAAACAGGCATCACGCCTTATGAGATCATGCTTTCGGAATCCCAGGAACGGATGCTCCTGATCGTGGAACCGCGGAATCTGGAACCCATTCAGAGCGTCTTCCACAAATGGGACCTGGACGCGGTGGTCATTGGCCGGGTCACGGACGACAAACTGCTCCGGGTGCGCATGAATGGGGACAGCGTGGCCGAGATCCCAGCCGAATATCTGGTGCTGGGTGGCAAGGCCCCGGTCTATTCCCGCGAGTCCAGGGAACCGGCCCATTTCGCGCAGAATAAGGCCTTTGACACGTCTTCCCTGCCCGAACCGGGGGATTACGCGGAAATCCTGCTCAAGCTCCTTGCGGACCCCAATATCGCCTCCAAACGGGAAGTTTACAGCCAATACGACCACATGGTCCAGATCGGGACGGTCACCGAACCGGGCAGCGATGCCGCGGTGGTGGCAATCAAAGGGACCAGCAAGGCTGTGGCGCTGGCCACGGACTGCAACGCCCGCCATTGCTGGCTGGATCCTTATGAAGGGGCCAAGGGGGCGGTGGCCGAGGCGGCCAGAAACGTTGCCTGCAGCGGCGCGAAACCCATCGCCATCACCAACTGCCTCAATTTTGGCAATCCCTACAAGCCTGAGGTCTATTGGTCTTTTTCCGAGGCCATCCGTGGCATGGGGGATGCCTGCCGGGCCCTGGGGACCCCCGTCACAGGCGGAAACGTATCTTTCTACAACGAAAGCCCCCTCGGCGCGGTCTATCCCACCCCCGTGATCGGCATGCTGGGCCTGATCGAGGACATGAGCAAGGCGACCACCCAGTGGTTCAAACGGCCGGGCGACCTGATCGCGCTATTGGGAGATCCTGGGGCGGGCATCGGCGGCTCGCAGTACCTGAAAACGGTGTTCGGAAAAGTGAGCGGCCAGGCACCGAAGGTCGAGCTGGAAAAGGAAAAGCGGCTGCTGGAACTGCTCTTTGCCTTGATCGACAACCGCCTGCTGGCCTCCGCCCACGACGTTTCCGAGGGCGGATTGCTGGTCTGCCTCGCGGAAAGCTGTTTTGGCCCTGCAGCGCGCTGGGGAGTGGATCTGCAGTTTCCGGTAAGCTCAGCCAAAAGCCACGTCTATTTCGGAGAAGCCCACGGCAGGGCCGTGATCAGTTTCGCTCCGGACAAAGCCACCCTCATATCAGAGCTATGCCGGCAGACCCGAACCCCGCTGCTCCTGCTGGGAGAAGTTTCTGAACAACCGATCTTCAGAGTGAATGAAGATATCAGCATTGATACGGAGTCTATGTACACAAACTACGTCAATGGGCTATAATTAGACTAAGGAGAAGGGGATGAAGATGAGTTTTCTGTTTGGACACATCTTTTGGGGCGTTTTACTGTTACTGTGGGGACTTTCACTGATCCTGAAGGGCTTGAACATTGTCGACCTGCCCCTGGTGAAGATCTTTTTCGCGGTGGTCATCATCCTGATCGGCGTGCGTTTGCTGGTCGGGGGAGGATCCTGGACCCGGATCAAGACCTCGGGCACGCGCCACGGGGTGATCACTTCCGGTGGTTCGGAATACTCTTCGGTCTTTGCCTCGCAAAACATCGACCTCACCGACCTGAAACCGGATTCCAGACCCCTGGAGATAACCGCGGTGTTCGGTTCCGCCTTCGTGCAACTCCCGGATGATATCGATTTCGTTTTCGAGCCGACCTCCGTCTTCGGGGCCACAGTGATCCCCACCAAGCCGGCCGCAGCCCAGGCCAATCCCAAGGGCACTGTCTACATTGAAGCCAACGCCGTTTTCGGCAGGGTGGAGTTCGTTTACAAACCGGCGAAAAGATCTCCCTACCAGGGAGCCAGTGCCGCTCCTGATTCGACCCGGGAGGTTCCTTCCGATTCGCTGTAAACAGAGCACTGTCCTCCTGATCCTGTTGCTGCTGCTGGCCAGCATTGGCTTGGATGCGGCTGGTTTGGGCTATGCCCTGAGTGGGGGAGGAGCGCGCGGTTTTGCCCATATCGGGATCTTAAAGGTGCTCGAGGAGCAGGGCGTCTATCCGGATCAGATCAGCGGCACCAGCATCGGCGCGATCGTGGGAGCGGGCTATGCCATGGGCTATTCCGCCAGCGAGCTGGAGCGGCTTCTGCTGGATCTGGACATCATGTCCCTGCTCGATGACCGCTATGAGCGCCAAAACCTATACATTGGCCAAAAACGCTGGCCCAGCCACGGCAACCTGACCCTGAACATGGGGCAGGACTGGTGGCCTCGCCTGCCCTCGAGCATTTTCATCGCCAACCGGTTGAACCTGGCTTTCTCTGTTCTGGCCTCGCCTGCCGCGCCCTATCGGGAGTTTTCACAGTTTCCCGTTCCCTATTCCTGCGTGGCCACGGATCTGGGCAGCGGGGAAATGATGGTCTTCAGCCAGGGGTCATTGATGCAGGCCATGCGGGCTTCAATGTCCGTGCCCAGTTTGGTGAAGCCCTTCAGCCTTGGCGGCCGCTATTATATCGATGGCGGCGTTTCCCAAAACCTGCCCATACCCCAGGCGCGCGAACTGGGGGCGGACGCGGTGATCGGCTTCAAGGTCAACACGGATCTGCGCGACGCCGAAAAACTCAACGATGTCATTGACATCATCGACCAGACCATCAGCATCGGCATGTCGCAAAATATCAGAGCCAATCTGGGGGATTGCGACCTGCTCCTGGAACCGGACCTGGATGAGTGGGTCAACACCCGCTTTGGCGACGCGGCCGAGCTGATCGCGGTTGGGGAAGCCTATGCCAGGGCAAATCTGGACCGGA of the Candidatus Syntrophosphaera sp. genome contains:
- the secF gene encoding protein translocase subunit SecF: MRIFKNANFPFVNSRKAAYIISGLLVLASIIGLAVNGLNWSTDFTGGVTAMINLKPKTAGVPALNIDALRKVINDSGFQEAQIQYMGDVADANFQIKVKGDDEEKIKDQLTDVISTQLGDYTQGRDLQNDVIREISTVGAKAGTEMRTSAFVAVLIALVLMIIYIWIRFEFTFGLMAIVALFHVVLIIVGVFSITGKEITMTIIAALLMIVGYSINDTIVVFDRIREDLKIYRKDTIPVIFNRALNTTLSRTVITSATTLFTVLALLIFGGTVIHDFALAITLGVIIGTYSSIFIASNLVLDTYKVSHQEKQSLKHLTKKK
- a CDS encoding peptidoglycan DD-metalloendopeptidase family protein, producing MRKIMIMLALALALAMLFGDELSDKQRQLDKLQEDLKNALNKAAQTEAQKKRTESEIQSTQKVKSQTDRELRESREEARLRLNTLNTVKTELRSVEERIRDLNGLQNSQLDKLVRVERKLGTTKVSHKDQHLLALMASQTREKLDGLGDVQVSLVAEQNQKGREYSLANTKVQKTYSTSRNLGNKVKNLESQKTKLTKEQQKLQTQIAKLQKDAAQLESLIAQIIAQSGKEPASYKFSAKTIAWPLRGRIIRSFGEETRSYGTSVVCNGIDIAAPEWTTVVAADAGEVVFSGSYGGQGKLVIIDHKNGFFTVYAYNNELLVANGATVSKGQAIAKSGMTGSATVPSLHFEVRKDGRAVNPLSYLE
- a CDS encoding Sua5/YciO/YrdC/YwlC family protein is translated as MILLRQPSARKLEKLFRNEDFTDKTILHYTGGMFGIGCKASSRGAIDRIQKLKQRSGKEGLILLAPHIDWFAIQGIHVPDRLRPLLDQYWPGNLTVVFPCRDERFAHLAVQGKVAFRVPEDELLRVVIELLDDALVSTSVNLSTLPPENDLNRLTGFYKHWFDYGILPGAMRAGYDPQPSTVVEFVASHEETNHSGFDELKCLREGSIPFHGVKGSFEVPTIMFVCTANICRSPIADKLFNHYSVQAGLALAGDSCGLMSGGQSISAGSLQLLLEKGIEEARDHVSKQVTPEMISGSRLVLTMEARQRDFLREKEPTLQHKILTLNEYLGEPGDIEDPFGSDLNYYRKTYDIIDDRIQRLVKKLAEPSGIKGT
- the purL gene encoding phosphoribosylformylglycinamidine synthase subunit PurL, encoding MEPVISPELIAAHGISAEEYQYILEILRRPPTYVELGIFSVMWSEHASYKNSIRLLKTLPRDGEYMLAKAGDENAGVVDIGDGLAICFKIESHNHPSALEPYHGAATGVGGILRDIFTMGARPIAALNSLRFGDLSKPRVRHLMREVVHGIADYGNCFGVPTVGGEVFCDETYEGNPLINAMAVGVLRHEHLARSAARGIGNLVVYVGAKTGRDGIHGATFASVDLSDRSAEQRTAVQVGDPFYEKLLLEATLEVIQAGLVAGIQDMGAAGLTCSSSEMAGKGGVGIELDIDQVPVRETGITPYEIMLSESQERMLLIVEPRNLEPIQSVFHKWDLDAVVIGRVTDDKLLRVRMNGDSVAEIPAEYLVLGGKAPVYSRESREPAHFAQNKAFDTSSLPEPGDYAEILLKLLADPNIASKREVYSQYDHMVQIGTVTEPGSDAAVVAIKGTSKAVALATDCNARHCWLDPYEGAKGAVAEAARNVACSGAKPIAITNCLNFGNPYKPEVYWSFSEAIRGMGDACRALGTPVTGGNVSFYNESPLGAVYPTPVIGMLGLIEDMSKATTQWFKRPGDLIALLGDPGAGIGGSQYLKTVFGKVSGQAPKVELEKEKRLLELLFALIDNRLLASAHDVSEGGLLVCLAESCFGPAARWGVDLQFPVSSAKSHVYFGEAHGRAVISFAPDKATLISELCRQTRTPLLLLGEVSEQPIFRVNEDISIDTESMYTNYVNGL